A window from Listeria seeligeri serovar 1/2b str. SLCC3954 encodes these proteins:
- a CDS encoding SbcC/MukB-like Walker B domain-containing protein, giving the protein MRPIKLTMQAFGAYAKKEVIDFEKLGTEQIFVISGKTGAGKSTIFDAISFAIFGKANTFDRESFSMRSHFATDKEITEVTLVFRLKEHIYQISRIPQQEIAKQRGNGTTTSPQKAELYELIGDEMKLLASSVRDVNTKMEELIQLNVDQFRQILMIPQGEFRELLVSDSKEKEAILQRLAHTLYYEKVEKILWEKQKEAEVFVIEARKKVTELAELSLPDEDVAGKTTAEISELQTKLVEKETTTLAEFEEELIFNREQTSKVVEKVTLAKEQLLDWQNLDLYTQEVASLEQETDFYATTQKQIEKAKRAGNLRSQDALCIRLKEQLQSAETNEQEITEQANKVAIQFSTAKKQTEILAEQAGELEKNKRLLFQLEEMEPKLMELESTTIQQRSAELEWKNQTDHLQQIITKQQVLTEQTKQAEERLAEINQAELANLEAMNKRTQLEILIEKNRELISKRTKMVAWEKQKQAEQQILTQLLSQTEAIEMMIKQEEAKLKNEQAASLAEHLHDGNACPVCGSTEHPQLATFEEAADLEKLEETKATFQAKQLAISTAEKAISQLDWQLNEWRDISELKLTELEENVTANTQTLNDLTKEIEELQSKIAQKETLQTKIETLKNNQSEIELEKNNVAQHVESLHQQVQLAAGKLSYLEQAIPAELRDKTIFDKQKKMVQTSIQNYEQQKEQVDAAYKQAEKETTRLESTLTVATKTTLEANKALQVQREIFKEAMQQNHFLSYEDYKQALMSDETLKIQEEKVSAFQKKRHLAISRQADLTEKLKDKQKPNIDQLESIMKEKQQILAQLEEKTMRQRELVSKRKELIENYQKSIQAVEQAEVNYADIGLLSDAARGKNARRITFERYILAMFLDTIINRANHRLSKMTSGRFELHRKIEKAKGNVQSGLELEVFDEYTGLTRHVKTLSGGESFKTSLALALSLAEVVQEMAGGISLETMFIDEGFGTLDPESLEVAVECLLETQENGRLVGIISHVPELKERISARLEVTATNHGSTTKFITANS; this is encoded by the coding sequence ATGAGACCAATCAAACTGACGATGCAAGCTTTTGGCGCTTATGCTAAAAAAGAAGTGATTGATTTTGAAAAACTTGGTACGGAACAGATTTTTGTGATATCAGGGAAAACCGGAGCAGGAAAATCGACTATTTTTGATGCGATTAGTTTTGCAATTTTTGGTAAGGCAAATACGTTTGATAGAGAGAGTTTTTCCATGCGGAGCCACTTTGCGACAGATAAAGAAATAACGGAAGTGACGCTTGTTTTTAGACTTAAAGAACATATTTATCAAATCAGCCGTATTCCACAACAAGAAATCGCAAAACAACGTGGGAACGGTACGACTACTTCGCCTCAAAAAGCGGAATTATATGAGCTGATTGGCGATGAAATGAAATTACTTGCAAGCTCAGTTCGAGATGTGAATACAAAAATGGAAGAATTAATTCAACTAAATGTCGATCAGTTTAGACAAATTTTGATGATCCCCCAAGGCGAGTTTCGCGAACTACTTGTTTCAGATAGTAAAGAAAAAGAAGCGATTCTCCAACGTCTAGCACATACACTTTACTATGAGAAAGTAGAAAAAATCTTATGGGAAAAGCAAAAAGAAGCAGAAGTTTTCGTTATTGAAGCACGTAAAAAAGTGACTGAGCTAGCAGAACTTAGTTTACCTGATGAGGATGTTGCAGGGAAAACTACCGCTGAAATAAGCGAGTTGCAAACAAAATTAGTGGAAAAAGAAACAACAACTTTAGCGGAATTTGAAGAAGAATTAATTTTTAACAGAGAACAAACAAGTAAAGTAGTGGAAAAAGTAACCCTTGCAAAAGAACAATTGCTGGATTGGCAAAATTTAGATTTATATACACAAGAAGTAGCTTCACTCGAACAAGAAACAGACTTTTATGCAACTACTCAAAAGCAAATTGAAAAGGCAAAAAGAGCAGGAAATTTGCGCTCACAAGATGCACTTTGTATTAGATTAAAAGAACAATTACAAAGCGCCGAAACAAACGAACAAGAAATTACAGAACAAGCAAATAAAGTGGCAATACAATTTTCAACTGCAAAAAAACAAACAGAAATACTCGCTGAACAAGCAGGCGAGTTAGAAAAAAACAAACGCCTTCTTTTTCAACTAGAGGAAATGGAACCAAAATTAATGGAACTCGAAAGCACAACCATCCAACAACGAAGTGCTGAATTAGAATGGAAAAATCAAACAGACCATTTACAACAAATAATCACTAAACAACAAGTTTTAACTGAACAAACTAAACAAGCAGAAGAGCGTTTAGCTGAAATCAATCAAGCGGAGTTAGCAAATTTAGAGGCAATGAATAAACGAACACAGCTAGAAATACTAATCGAAAAAAATCGAGAGTTAATAAGTAAGCGAACAAAAATGGTTGCTTGGGAAAAGCAAAAACAAGCAGAACAACAAATTTTAACGCAACTTTTATCTCAAACTGAAGCTATTGAAATGATGATAAAACAAGAAGAAGCAAAATTAAAAAACGAGCAAGCTGCTTCACTTGCTGAACATTTACATGATGGAAATGCGTGTCCGGTCTGTGGTTCAACCGAGCATCCACAGCTGGCCACTTTTGAAGAAGCTGCCGACTTAGAAAAACTGGAAGAAACAAAAGCAACTTTTCAAGCAAAACAATTAGCCATTTCCACCGCTGAAAAGGCAATTAGTCAATTGGATTGGCAATTAAACGAGTGGCGCGATATTTCAGAATTAAAGCTAACGGAATTAGAAGAAAACGTAACAGCAAACACGCAAACCTTAAACGATTTAACGAAAGAAATCGAGGAATTACAATCAAAAATAGCGCAAAAAGAAACACTCCAAACAAAAATTGAAACATTAAAAAACAATCAATCAGAAATCGAGCTAGAGAAAAACAATGTCGCGCAACATGTGGAAAGTTTACATCAACAAGTGCAACTAGCTGCCGGCAAATTAAGCTATTTAGAACAAGCGATTCCAGCAGAATTACGCGACAAAACTATTTTTGACAAGCAGAAAAAAATGGTGCAAACAAGCATTCAAAACTACGAACAACAAAAAGAGCAAGTAGATGCAGCATATAAACAAGCGGAAAAAGAAACAACTCGCTTAGAATCTACCTTAACTGTTGCGACAAAAACGACTTTAGAGGCAAATAAGGCTTTACAAGTACAACGGGAAATTTTTAAAGAGGCGATGCAGCAAAATCATTTCCTTAGTTATGAAGATTATAAACAAGCATTAATGTCTGATGAAACGTTAAAAATTCAAGAAGAAAAAGTTTCTGCTTTCCAGAAAAAACGGCATTTAGCCATCTCGCGTCAAGCGGATTTAACAGAGAAACTAAAAGATAAACAAAAGCCAAATATAGATCAACTCGAAAGCATTATGAAAGAAAAACAACAAATTCTCGCACAATTGGAAGAAAAAACGATGAGACAACGCGAACTCGTATCGAAGCGAAAAGAATTAATTGAAAACTACCAAAAAAGCATTCAAGCTGTCGAACAAGCCGAAGTTAACTACGCAGATATTGGTTTGCTTTCAGATGCAGCCCGTGGGAAAAATGCTCGCAGGATTACGTTTGAACGTTATATTTTAGCAATGTTTTTAGATACGATTATTAATCGAGCCAATCATCGTTTATCGAAAATGACAAGCGGACGTTTTGAATTACATCGTAAAATTGAAAAAGCCAAAGGAAACGTACAAAGCGGACTAGAGTTAGAAGTGTTTGACGAATATACTGGGTTAACTCGTCATGTGAAGACACTTTCGGGCGGGGAAAGTTTTAAAACATCGCTTGCACTGGCATTATCACTTGCCGAAGTTGTTCAGGAAATGGCTGGCGGGATTTCACTTGAGACGATGTTTATTGATGAAGGTTTTGGAACACTAGACCCGGAATCACTTGAAGTGGCAGTGGAATGTTTGCTAGAAACACAGGAAAACGGCCGTCTCGTTGGCATTATCTCGCATGTCCCAGAATTAAAAGAACGGATTTCTGCAAGACTCGAAGTAACCGCAACAAATCACGGAAGCACTACTAAGTTTATTACTGCTAATAGCTAA
- a CDS encoding exonuclease SbcCD subunit D, translating into MKFLHTADLHLGKIVSGVSMLAEQEYILAQITKIAQEDKVDALILAGDLYDRAVPPADAVRVLNDILVKWNVELGIPIFAISGNHDSAERLSFGSQWYESSKLYMKGKCTADFEAIAFMDAEVWLVPYHEPAIIREVFGDNSIRSFEDAMQAVTKQIRSKWDPSKAQILVGHAFVSGGIPSDSERQLAIGNVDRVSTNCFDGFTYTALGHLHHPHAIRHPKIFYSGSPLKYSFSEVSDKKSVRIVEIEGNSLVSVTERLLTPKHDMRIISGTLAELTENLVEKPDDFFQVNLMDEGALIDPMGKLRQFYPNILHLERKKQQLKESQASFEEVMKKDDLELFGQFFEYVNGTELTDVQKQKLTEVFELARKEDAE; encoded by the coding sequence ATGAAATTTTTACATACAGCCGATTTACATTTAGGGAAAATAGTATCTGGCGTGTCTATGCTCGCGGAACAAGAATATATTTTGGCACAAATAACGAAGATTGCGCAGGAAGACAAAGTTGATGCGCTGATTTTAGCAGGGGATTTATATGACCGAGCAGTGCCACCTGCTGATGCAGTAAGAGTTTTAAATGACATTTTGGTGAAATGGAATGTCGAGCTTGGGATACCAATTTTTGCTATTAGTGGGAATCATGATAGTGCAGAGCGATTATCATTTGGTAGTCAGTGGTACGAAAGCAGCAAGCTCTATATGAAAGGAAAGTGTACAGCAGATTTTGAAGCAATTGCTTTTATGGATGCGGAAGTTTGGCTTGTACCTTATCATGAGCCAGCTATTATACGAGAAGTATTTGGTGATAATTCGATTCGGAGTTTTGAAGATGCAATGCAAGCTGTAACTAAGCAAATTCGTTCCAAATGGGATCCAAGTAAGGCGCAAATTTTAGTGGGACATGCATTTGTTTCGGGCGGGATTCCGAGCGATTCTGAGCGACAACTTGCAATAGGGAACGTGGACCGTGTTTCTACTAATTGCTTTGATGGCTTTACGTATACTGCGCTTGGACACTTACATCATCCGCATGCGATTCGTCACCCGAAGATTTTTTATAGTGGTTCTCCTCTTAAATATTCTTTTTCTGAAGTTAGTGATAAGAAAAGCGTCCGGATTGTTGAAATCGAGGGGAATTCGCTTGTAAGTGTGACAGAGAGGCTCCTTACGCCAAAACATGATATGCGAATTATTTCAGGAACTTTAGCAGAACTTACGGAAAACTTAGTGGAAAAACCAGATGATTTTTTTCAAGTGAATTTGATGGACGAAGGTGCGTTAATTGATCCAATGGGAAAATTACGCCAATTTTATCCGAATATTTTACATTTAGAACGGAAAAAACAACAATTAAAAGAATCACAAGCTAGTTTTGAAGAAGTGATGAAAAAAGATGATTTAGAGTTATTTGGCCAATTTTTTGAATATGTCAACGGGACGGAATTGACCGATGTACAAAAGCAAAAATTAACGGAAGTATTTGAACTTGCGCGAAAGGAGGATGCGGAATGA
- a CDS encoding lysophospholipid acyltransferase family protein produces the protein MFYHFAKNLVHFILIILGGRFQVQNKDKIIEAPYVVVSTHTSWIEILYLGFALSPTPVHYMAKQELFKGKLLNWLMTHLNAFPVNRDNPGPSAIKAPIRMLKSGKVVGIFPSGTRKTTNLHLKRGAVTIAHKAKVPMLPAVYDGPKTFGEILKRKKIIIRFGDPVLFNDTELDQKELLEVKSQELMATFEQLQNEIVQTKKK, from the coding sequence TTGTTTTATCATTTCGCAAAAAACCTCGTTCATTTTATTTTAATTATTCTTGGTGGACGATTTCAAGTACAAAATAAAGACAAAATCATTGAAGCACCTTATGTCGTCGTTTCCACACATACGTCTTGGATTGAAATCTTATACCTTGGTTTCGCCTTGTCACCAACGCCTGTCCATTATATGGCTAAGCAAGAATTATTTAAAGGAAAACTGCTTAATTGGCTAATGACTCACTTAAATGCGTTTCCAGTAAACCGTGATAATCCTGGTCCAAGTGCCATTAAAGCACCTATCCGGATGTTAAAATCTGGTAAAGTGGTCGGAATTTTCCCAAGTGGCACAAGAAAAACGACGAATCTCCATCTAAAACGGGGCGCAGTAACCATTGCTCACAAAGCAAAAGTTCCAATGTTACCTGCTGTCTATGATGGCCCAAAAACATTCGGTGAAATCTTAAAGCGTAAAAAAATCATTATTCGTTTTGGGGATCCTGTCTTATTCAATGATACCGAACTTGACCAAAAAGAGCTACTAGAAGTTAAATCTCAAGAATTAATGGCCACTTTTGAACAATTACAAAATGAAATTGTTCAAACTAAAAAGAAATAA
- a CDS encoding CcdC family protein, which yields MSLIISIIITLVFGAGIIMIRMKASKRPASVKGIIIPPIMMSTGALMFVIPFFRVSWLDILEAIVMGLVFSVILIWTTKFEVRNKYVFIKRTKAFPVILMGLLLIRIFIKYLISGSLEVGELSGMFWIMAFAMIVPWRIVMYFQYKNTEKELGKVEVNADYE from the coding sequence GTGTCATTAATTATTTCGATTATCATCACACTTGTTTTTGGAGCGGGGATTATCATGATTCGAATGAAAGCTTCCAAACGGCCGGCAAGTGTAAAAGGAATTATCATACCACCAATAATGATGTCGACAGGAGCGCTCATGTTTGTTATTCCTTTTTTTCGTGTATCGTGGTTAGATATTTTAGAAGCAATTGTGATGGGGCTTGTCTTTTCAGTTATTTTAATTTGGACGACAAAATTTGAAGTACGTAACAAGTATGTTTTTATTAAGCGTACAAAAGCTTTTCCGGTTATTTTGATGGGATTATTACTTATTCGAATTTTCATTAAGTACTTAATTAGTGGTAGTTTAGAAGTTGGCGAATTGTCTGGAATGTTCTGGATTATGGCGTTTGCGATGATTGTACCGTGGCGAATTGTGATGTATTTCCAATATAAAAATACCGAAAAAGAGCTCGGCAAAGTAGAAGTAAATGCAGACTATGAATAA
- a CDS encoding ABC transporter ATP-binding protein: protein MEAMNEQDEMLVMSGKEHREVLKRMLSYTKYHIPSLIWTGILVLLVTLADVFAPILIKIFLDDYLTPMNIEMQALLILGAGYLGLTIGKSIVWYFQLLFFQKIALEIVQQMRIDIFSKLHSLGMRYFDKTPAGSIVSRVTNDTEAVKDMFINVLSTAIQSLFMLVGIYAAMFALNVQLALYSLLLFPLIVFIIFVYRKYSSQFYRARREKLSQLNAKIAESISGMSIVQQFNQERRLVKEFEKINKDYYDVGMKNIKFNALLLGPAIDLIYALAVVIILSFFGAESLIGPVAIGTIYAFISYFDRFLEAIYNVMERLAMYQEAITAASRVFRIMDETEEVPVQLNDPEAKITRAKIEFKDVSFAYEGGRDVLKNISFTAEPGQTVALVGHTGSGKSSIINLMMRFYEFERGDILIDGKSIKSHQIAELRKKTGLVLQDSFMFYGDINNNIRLYDKTITDEQIIDAAKFVQADGFIQTLSDQYNHKVIERGASFSSGQRQLISFARTVVTNPQILVLDEATANIDTETESLIQTGLKRMREGRTTIAIAHRLSTIKDADLILVLSKGRIIERGTHETLIAEQGVYHSMYKLQNSGMDLDAAL, encoded by the coding sequence ATGGAAGCGATGAATGAGCAAGATGAAATGTTAGTAATGTCTGGGAAAGAACATCGAGAAGTATTAAAACGAATGCTGAGCTATACGAAATACCATATTCCGAGTTTGATTTGGACTGGAATACTTGTTCTTCTTGTTACGCTGGCAGATGTGTTTGCTCCGATTTTGATTAAGATATTTTTAGATGATTATTTAACACCAATGAACATTGAAATGCAGGCTTTGCTCATTCTTGGAGCGGGATATTTAGGACTTACAATAGGGAAATCAATTGTTTGGTATTTCCAATTGCTTTTCTTCCAAAAAATCGCTCTAGAAATTGTGCAACAAATGCGTATTGATATTTTTTCCAAACTACATTCGCTGGGAATGCGTTACTTTGATAAAACACCAGCGGGAAGTATAGTTTCTCGAGTGACTAATGACACGGAAGCAGTGAAAGATATGTTTATTAATGTGCTTTCTACAGCAATTCAAAGTTTATTTATGCTTGTTGGGATTTATGCAGCGATGTTTGCACTTAACGTTCAATTAGCGCTTTATAGCTTGTTGCTATTTCCATTAATCGTTTTTATTATTTTTGTTTACCGAAAATATAGCTCACAGTTTTACCGGGCAAGACGAGAAAAATTAAGTCAATTAAATGCAAAAATTGCCGAATCTATTTCAGGGATGTCGATTGTACAACAATTTAATCAAGAGCGCCGGTTAGTAAAAGAGTTTGAAAAAATCAACAAAGATTATTACGATGTTGGGATGAAAAATATTAAGTTCAATGCATTACTTCTAGGGCCTGCCATTGATTTAATTTATGCGCTTGCAGTTGTAATTATTCTTAGTTTCTTTGGAGCCGAATCACTGATTGGTCCGGTAGCAATTGGGACGATTTATGCTTTTATTAGTTATTTTGATCGTTTTTTAGAAGCGATTTATAACGTAATGGAGCGACTAGCAATGTATCAAGAAGCGATTACAGCGGCTTCGCGGGTATTCCGAATTATGGATGAAACCGAAGAAGTTCCAGTGCAGTTAAATGACCCAGAAGCGAAAATCACTCGAGCGAAAATTGAATTTAAAGATGTTTCTTTTGCTTACGAAGGTGGACGCGATGTGCTGAAAAATATTAGCTTCACTGCTGAGCCAGGACAAACGGTTGCCCTAGTTGGTCATACCGGAAGTGGTAAAAGCTCGATCATTAACTTGATGATGCGTTTCTATGAATTTGAACGTGGCGATATTTTAATTGATGGTAAATCAATCAAGTCGCATCAAATTGCTGAATTGCGGAAGAAAACTGGGCTTGTATTGCAAGATAGTTTTATGTTTTATGGTGATATTAATAACAATATTCGTTTGTACGACAAAACGATTACAGATGAACAAATTATAGATGCCGCAAAATTTGTTCAAGCAGACGGTTTTATTCAAACGTTATCAGATCAATACAATCATAAAGTTATTGAACGCGGCGCATCATTTTCAAGTGGACAAAGACAGCTGATTTCTTTTGCACGGACAGTTGTTACTAATCCACAAATTCTTGTACTAGATGAGGCGACTGCTAATATTGATACAGAAACCGAAAGCTTAATTCAAACAGGATTAAAACGAATGAGAGAAGGACGGACGACGATTGCGATTGCGCATCGACTTTCGACAATTAAGGATGCCGACTTAATTTTAGTTTTATCCAAAGGGCGAATTATTGAACGCGGTACACACGAAACATTAATTGCTGAACAAGGCGTTTACCATTCCATGTACAAATTGCAAAATAGCGGCATGGATTTAGATGCAGCACTGTAA
- a CDS encoding ABC transporter ATP-binding protein yields MKIFKALSWFFKENWKSYTFGVTILFTIALLQLVPPQIIGFTVDAVTNDTLTKEKLIKWMLILVVAAVLAYGGRYVWRMLIFGSDNKLQRTLRLRLFEHFTKMSPFFFQRYRTGDLMAHATNDITAIQQVAGIGVLTLSDSVLTGGTVIATMAITIDWRLTLIALLPMPFMVLGSSILGKKLHDRFHGAQAAFSMLNDKTQESISGIKVTRTFGQEKEDIQDFAKQTKEVVQKNIAVAKVDAMFDPMISIIVGVSFVLSLGFGAKFVVDGELTIGQVIAFSNYLFLLIWPMLAFGFLYNIIQRGNASYDRVQHLLAEKEDILDHEGAVDTVPDGNLQVEINEFTYPDETEPVLANIAFELKAGETLGIVGRTGAGKTSLLKLLMREYDTYDGEISFAGIKIQDYTVRALREAIGYVPQDQFLFSTTVRDNIRFGKPEASQEEVTQIAQLVSVDEDILGFEHGYDTIVGERGVSLSGGQKQRLAIARALIMNPELLVLDDALSAVDAKTEEQILSNLKENRSDKTTIISAHRLSSVEHANLIIVIDKGRVVERGTHSELMAQNGWYAEMFREQQLEEAIEEGGDTDGSDE; encoded by the coding sequence TTGAAGATATTTAAAGCATTAAGTTGGTTTTTTAAAGAAAATTGGAAATCTTATACGTTTGGGGTAACGATTTTATTTACAATTGCACTCTTGCAGTTAGTCCCACCACAAATAATTGGTTTTACGGTGGATGCGGTGACGAATGACACGCTAACAAAAGAGAAATTGATAAAGTGGATGCTTATCCTGGTTGTAGCTGCTGTTTTAGCTTATGGTGGTCGCTATGTTTGGCGAATGCTCATCTTTGGTTCAGATAATAAACTACAACGAACGCTTCGTTTACGATTATTTGAACATTTTACGAAGATGTCGCCGTTTTTCTTTCAAAGATATCGTACAGGGGATTTGATGGCCCACGCGACAAATGATATTACGGCGATTCAACAAGTGGCAGGAATTGGGGTTCTGACACTTTCTGATTCGGTTTTAACTGGAGGAACAGTTATTGCGACGATGGCAATAACAATTGATTGGCGCCTAACTTTAATTGCGTTACTGCCGATGCCGTTTATGGTGCTTGGAAGTTCGATTTTAGGAAAAAAACTGCATGATAGATTCCACGGGGCTCAAGCAGCATTTTCGATGTTGAATGACAAAACGCAAGAAAGTATTTCAGGAATTAAAGTAACAAGGACGTTTGGTCAGGAAAAAGAAGATATTCAAGATTTTGCGAAACAAACGAAAGAAGTTGTTCAGAAAAATATTGCCGTAGCGAAAGTAGATGCGATGTTTGATCCGATGATTTCAATTATTGTTGGGGTATCTTTTGTATTGTCACTCGGATTTGGTGCGAAGTTTGTTGTCGATGGAGAACTTACTATCGGGCAAGTAATTGCTTTTTCAAACTACTTATTCTTACTTATTTGGCCAATGTTGGCATTTGGGTTCTTATACAACATCATCCAACGCGGAAATGCTTCCTATGACCGCGTACAGCATTTACTAGCAGAAAAAGAGGATATTTTAGATCACGAAGGTGCAGTGGACACTGTTCCAGATGGTAATTTACAAGTTGAAATAAATGAATTTACGTATCCAGATGAAACCGAGCCTGTTCTTGCAAATATTGCTTTTGAACTAAAAGCAGGTGAGACCCTTGGAATTGTTGGGCGAACTGGTGCAGGGAAAACGTCTCTATTAAAACTTTTAATGCGTGAATATGATACGTATGATGGTGAAATTTCTTTTGCAGGTATAAAAATTCAGGATTATACCGTTCGTGCATTACGTGAAGCGATTGGTTATGTACCACAAGATCAATTCCTGTTTTCGACGACAGTTCGCGATAATATTCGTTTTGGAAAACCGGAAGCTTCTCAAGAAGAAGTGACTCAAATAGCACAACTTGTCTCAGTAGACGAAGATATTCTTGGTTTTGAACATGGCTATGACACAATTGTTGGGGAACGCGGGGTCTCTCTTTCAGGTGGACAGAAGCAACGACTGGCAATCGCTCGTGCACTCATTATGAATCCTGAATTACTTGTTTTAGATGATGCACTTTCAGCAGTAGATGCTAAAACGGAAGAACAAATTTTATCCAATTTAAAAGAAAATCGTTCGGATAAAACGACCATCATCAGCGCACATCGACTTAGCTCTGTGGAACATGCTAATTTGATTATCGTGATTGACAAAGGGAGAGTTGTCGAACGTGGAACGCATAGTGAGTTAATGGCACAGAATGGTTGGTACGCGGAAATGTTCCGTGAGCAACAACTGGAAGAAGCGATAGAAGAAGGGGGTGACACAGATGGAAGCGATGAATGA
- a CDS encoding matrixin family metalloprotease, translated as MKKFYLLFLAFICLGVVAIPGVEVHAAAKINNWDLVDSGKHMDYNGNSKYMSYVKTGANTWNSYKKGVIRPYSKNVAQDVYCNDTSVNNNVNATTYSNGKITFNKKNMDKKNSAGKQNVATHELGHCLRLGHNASTDIMYSYSTSKTTLSTNDKKSYDAAYKKY; from the coding sequence TTGAAAAAGTTTTATTTATTGTTTTTAGCATTTATTTGCTTAGGGGTAGTAGCAATTCCAGGGGTGGAAGTACATGCTGCGGCAAAAATTAATAATTGGGATTTAGTAGATTCAGGGAAACATATGGACTACAATGGTAATTCGAAATATATGTCTTATGTTAAAACTGGCGCGAATACATGGAACAGTTATAAAAAAGGTGTTATCCGACCTTATTCCAAAAATGTTGCTCAAGATGTTTATTGTAACGATACTTCCGTCAATAATAATGTAAATGCAACTACTTATAGTAATGGTAAAATTACCTTTAATAAAAAGAATATGGACAAAAAAAATAGTGCGGGAAAACAAAATGTTGCAACGCATGAATTAGGGCATTGTTTGCGATTAGGTCATAATGCTTCTACAGATATTATGTATAGTTATAGTACTTCAAAAACAACGCTTTCAACAAATGATAAAAAATCTTATGATGCTGCATACAAAAAATATTAA